A genomic segment from bacterium encodes:
- the lipB gene encoding lipoyl(octanoyl) transferase LipB: MNIATTKARIFDLGLSDYDKAHQLQLQMVDKRIAGESQDTFIFTSHPPTITVGRGGGNENILVADEILAQRGVKKFEIERGGDVTFHGPGQQVIYPIVDLDQRGRDLHKFLRDLEEVVIVFLKNYDIIGERSVGKTGVWVGDKKICAIGIAVKRWVSYHGLALNLATDLNFFQLINPCGFAPDSVTSLEQLSGQPTDKAKVFFQLTNAIEQVFEVKLVL, from the coding sequence ATGAATATTGCCACCACCAAAGCCCGCATCTTCGACCTTGGCTTGTCTGACTACGACAAAGCTCACCAATTGCAATTGCAGATGGTCGACAAGCGCATAGCCGGCGAGTCGCAGGACACCTTTATTTTTACCTCGCATCCGCCAACGATTACCGTGGGACGCGGTGGCGGCAATGAGAACATTCTGGTCGCCGATGAGATTCTTGCTCAACGCGGCGTGAAGAAATTCGAGATCGAACGCGGCGGCGACGTTACATTCCACGGACCCGGCCAGCAGGTGATTTACCCGATTGTCGATCTCGACCAGCGGGGAAGAGATCTTCACAAATTCCTTCGGGACCTCGAAGAAGTCGTGATAGTTTTCCTCAAGAACTACGACATCATCGGCGAACGCTCGGTCGGGAAAACCGGCGTCTGGGTAGGCGATAAGAAAATCTGCGCTATCGGCATCGCCGTGAAACGCTGGGTCAGCTATCACGGTCTGGCACTCAATCTCGCCACCGACCTGAATTTCTTCCAACTCATTAACCCATGCGGCTTTGCCCCGGACTCTGTAACCAGCCTCGAACAGTTGTCTGGGCAGCCTACCGATAAAGCCAAGGTATTCTTCCAGTTAACCAATGCTATTGAACAAGTATTTGAAGTAAAACTCGTCCTCTAA
- the nadA gene encoding quinolinate synthase NadA: MMPSAYTRTPDNYRAMPDDELRERISAKKKHYGKNLVVMTHHYQRRGVVEFGDYQGDSYALCKIGAELDAEFIAFCGVHFMAESAVILARPEQKVFLPNPLAGCPMADMAAIDAVFAAWDEIAHHLPDTKIIPISYMNSAADLKAFCGKNNGVICTSSNARKTFDWAFEQGERIFFFPDEHLGRNTANAYGIPKDQLFVWDFNLDPAKRDVKALKRARVILWKGYCHVHSVFQPHHIQQMRQEHPGIKIVVHPECTEELVAVADSVGSTSHIVKYVAEQPAGATIAIGTELNLIDRLSHMYPDKKILELAGNTCAMCVNMYRTTLNDLAYTLDNLETIKPMSVPPDVKAYARIALERMLAITG, translated from the coding sequence ATGATGCCATCCGCCTACACGAGAACTCCCGACAACTATCGCGCAATGCCCGATGACGAACTTCGTGAGCGTATCAGCGCAAAGAAGAAACACTACGGCAAGAACCTCGTCGTGATGACTCATCATTACCAGCGCCGTGGAGTCGTGGAATTTGGAGACTATCAGGGCGATTCCTATGCTCTTTGTAAAATTGGTGCGGAACTAGACGCAGAGTTCATCGCGTTTTGCGGCGTTCACTTCATGGCTGAAAGCGCAGTAATTCTCGCACGACCAGAGCAGAAAGTGTTCTTGCCAAATCCGCTTGCCGGATGCCCGATGGCGGATATGGCCGCAATCGATGCAGTCTTCGCCGCCTGGGACGAAATCGCCCATCACCTGCCCGACACAAAAATCATCCCGATTTCTTACATGAATTCCGCCGCTGACCTCAAGGCTTTCTGCGGAAAGAACAACGGCGTCATCTGCACATCATCTAATGCCCGCAAGACTTTCGACTGGGCTTTCGAACAAGGCGAACGGATATTCTTCTTTCCCGATGAACACTTGGGTCGCAACACAGCAAATGCCTACGGTATCCCCAAAGACCAACTCTTTGTATGGGATTTTAATCTCGACCCCGCAAAGCGCGACGTAAAAGCACTCAAACGCGCTCGTGTGATTCTCTGGAAGGGCTATTGCCACGTACACTCAGTGTTTCAGCCGCACCATATTCAACAAATGCGACAAGAGCATCCCGGCATCAAGATTGTCGTTCATCCCGAGTGTACTGAAGAATTGGTTGCAGTCGCCGATTCGGTCGGATCAACCAGTCATATCGTCAAGTACGTCGCCGAACAACCGGCAGGTGCTACGATCGCGATAGGAACCGAGCTCAACCTGATCGACCGTCTCTCCCATATGTACCCTGATAAGAAGATCTTGGAGTTGGCAGGGAACACCTGTGCCATGTGTGTCAACATGTATCGCACGACGCTGAACGACCTCGCATACACCTTGGATAATCTCGAGACAATCAAGCCAATGTCGGTGCCGCCGGACGTTAAGGCATACGCGCGCATTGCCTTGGAAAGAATGCTTGCCATCACTGGTTAA
- a CDS encoding 2-oxo acid dehydrogenase subunit E2, with translation MAYVMKVPVMGESVVEGTINQWFVKVGDVIKKDQPLVELLTDKVNVSVPAEADGVLLEIKAKVGDVVPVGREIAVIGTPGEKASSAPAPEAAPAKTASTPVAAKAAPAPAAPVSAPAAQTGPIKLSPVVRRLIKEHGIDVSLLRGTGGGGRVTQKDVEDFLASKGGAASAPTAASSPAHTPAAAPQQVYDTTKRIEEFPLTRVRKLISDHMVKSVQTSPHVTTFDECDFTRLVEFRAKHADRIEKEKGVRVTFMPFIVVAAVKALKEYPLMNASMTSDKVIVKHYYNIGIAVARESGLIVPVIKAADQKGIIQIMKDLKDLGDKARSERLMPADIEDGTFSLTNAGGYGALNSTPIISQPQVAILGIHAIQKRPVVRDNQIVIREMMNMGLSFDHRLIDGHYAVQFLRTLIGYIEEPELLLM, from the coding sequence ATGGCTTATGTCATGAAAGTCCCCGTTATGGGGGAATCAGTTGTCGAAGGAACGATCAATCAGTGGTTCGTCAAAGTCGGCGATGTCATCAAGAAAGATCAACCTCTGGTCGAATTGCTGACCGATAAAGTCAACGTCTCTGTCCCGGCTGAGGCCGACGGCGTATTGCTTGAAATCAAAGCCAAGGTTGGCGATGTCGTACCTGTCGGCAGGGAAATCGCTGTTATTGGCACGCCCGGCGAAAAGGCCAGCAGCGCTCCTGCTCCTGAAGCGGCCCCGGCAAAAACCGCTTCAACTCCGGTGGCCGCCAAGGCCGCTCCTGCTCCGGCAGCTCCCGTGAGCGCACCTGCCGCCCAGACTGGACCAATTAAGCTATCTCCGGTCGTACGCAGACTGATCAAAGAGCACGGTATTGATGTAAGTCTCCTTCGTGGAACCGGCGGCGGTGGAAGAGTCACTCAGAAAGATGTCGAGGACTTCCTTGCATCAAAGGGTGGCGCAGCAAGCGCTCCGACGGCCGCTTCATCTCCGGCACACACTCCTGCCGCAGCACCACAGCAAGTTTACGACACAACCAAGCGCATCGAAGAATTCCCGCTTACGCGCGTTCGCAAACTTATCTCCGACCACATGGTGAAGTCGGTACAGACCTCGCCGCACGTAACGACCTTTGACGAATGCGATTTCACGCGCTTGGTCGAGTTCCGCGCCAAGCACGCCGACCGCATCGAAAAGGAAAAAGGCGTCCGCGTCACATTTATGCCGTTCATCGTAGTAGCCGCTGTGAAGGCTCTCAAAGAATACCCGTTAATGAATGCCTCGATGACAAGCGACAAAGTTATTGTTAAGCACTACTACAATATCGGTATCGCCGTTGCACGCGAGTCCGGCCTCATCGTTCCGGTTATCAAAGCTGCCGACCAGAAGGGCATCATCCAGATCATGAAGGACCTCAAAGATCTCGGTGACAAAGCCCGAAGCGAACGTCTGATGCCTGCCGACATCGAGGACGGCACTTTCTCTCTGACAAATGCCGGCGGATACGGCGCATTAAATTCGACTCCGATCATCAGCCAACCGCAGGTTGCAATTCTCGGCATCCACGCGATCCAGAAACGACCAGTGGTGCGCGATAACCAAATCGTCATTCGTGAGATGATGAACATGGGATTGTCATTTGACCACCGCCTGATCGACGGTCACTACGCAGTCCAGTTCCTGCGCACGCTCATCGGCTACATCGAAGAACCTGAACTGCTGTTGATGTAG
- a CDS encoding sigma-54-dependent Fis family transcriptional regulator, with the protein MIQLRILIVDDESNQREMLAGFLRKIGHKVTTAESAEAALVILSTSSFEIGLFDMKMSGISGLELFQQVHTRDPEMQVILITAFGNVESAVEAMRAGVFHYISKPVNLGELQELISKAGERHYLLAENRQLRERLESLELDEIVGVSNRIKSLLSEVARVAPTEATVLITGESGTGKELLARSIHQLSSRNKGRFVAVSCAAIPETLIESELLGHERGAFTGAEKRRLGRFELAKGGTILLDEIGELPLSIQVKLLRLLEERRFERLGGEEEVIADIRLIAATNRNLVDEVKSGRFREDLYFRINVVHLHIPPLRERREDIMPLVDHFLKLSATKTNRPRRNITPAAKDLLIAYDWPGNVRELANVIERATVLSRTDTLDAVDFAQLRREGSEAGSTTTPLDMPLRDLEKEHIENVLKANEFSLQKSSDILGIHRNTLRQKMKEYGIEKPNGEDDAS; encoded by the coding sequence ATGATTCAATTGCGAATTCTCATAGTTGACGACGAGAGCAATCAGCGGGAAATGCTGGCCGGATTCCTGCGCAAAATTGGCCACAAAGTCACCACCGCCGAATCCGCCGAGGCTGCTCTCGTAATATTGAGCACATCTTCGTTCGAAATCGGACTCTTTGACATGAAGATGTCCGGAATTTCCGGACTGGAGTTGTTTCAGCAGGTCCATACGCGTGACCCCGAAATGCAGGTGATTTTGATCACCGCGTTCGGAAATGTCGAGTCAGCCGTTGAAGCAATGCGTGCCGGTGTATTCCACTACATCAGCAAACCAGTAAACCTCGGGGAACTGCAAGAATTGATTTCCAAGGCAGGTGAGCGCCACTACTTGCTCGCCGAAAATCGCCAGCTGCGCGAACGACTCGAATCGCTCGAACTCGATGAAATAGTAGGTGTATCGAATCGAATCAAGTCCCTCCTGTCCGAGGTCGCACGTGTCGCTCCTACCGAAGCGACCGTTCTGATTACCGGCGAATCCGGTACCGGAAAGGAACTGCTTGCGAGAAGCATCCATCAATTGTCCTCCCGAAATAAAGGTCGATTTGTAGCAGTCAGCTGTGCCGCAATTCCCGAGACACTCATCGAATCGGAACTGCTCGGCCATGAGCGCGGAGCATTTACCGGCGCCGAAAAACGTCGGCTCGGTCGGTTTGAGTTAGCCAAAGGCGGGACAATTCTCCTCGACGAAATCGGTGAGTTGCCGCTTTCGATTCAGGTGAAGCTTCTACGATTGCTCGAAGAACGTCGTTTCGAGCGTCTGGGTGGGGAAGAGGAGGTTATCGCGGACATTCGTCTGATTGCAGCAACCAATCGCAATCTCGTTGACGAAGTCAAATCCGGCCGTTTTCGCGAGGACCTTTATTTCCGAATCAATGTCGTCCATTTGCATATCCCGCCGCTGCGTGAACGGCGCGAAGACATCATGCCGCTCGTCGATCATTTCCTCAAACTGTCGGCGACAAAAACCAATCGACCTCGCCGTAATATCACTCCCGCTGCGAAAGACCTTCTAATCGCCTACGACTGGCCTGGCAATGTCCGCGAACTTGCCAACGTCATTGAGCGTGCAACTGTTCTCAGTCGCACCGATACCTTGGATGCCGTCGACTTCGCTCAACTTCGTCGCGAGGGCTCGGAAGCGGGCTCTACGACCACGCCCTTAGATATGCCGCTGCGTGACCTAGAAAAAGAGCACATCGAAAACGTTCTCAAAGCTAACGAATTCAGTCTCCAGAAAAGTTCCGATATCCTTGGAATTCACCGCAATACACTGCGTCAGAAGATGAAGGAGTATGGCATAGAAAAACCCAATGGCGAGGACGACGCGTCGTAA